A DNA window from Xanthomonas campestris pv. campestris str. ATCC 33913 contains the following coding sequences:
- a CDS encoding ligase-associated DNA damage response exonuclease has translation MHNGNDTRGDLVVLGPEGLYCPQGDFHIDPWRPVPRAVITHGHGDHARGGMGEYHCTRESLPILQWRLGEQVYHPHANGEAFTLGRARVSLHPAGHVLGSAQVRIEVDGQVWVASGDYKRQHDPTCAPFEVVPCDTFITEATFGLPVYRWPDTAQVAADIVAWRHECAARGEAAILYCYALGKAQRVLAELRAWDTQPALLHGAIAAGVEVYRHAGIAMLETQPVSEHARGADYAGQLVLAPPSAAGSPWIRRFRHAQQGFASGWMRIRGNRRRRNYDRGFVVSDHADWPDLLRTIADTGARRVIATHGNTDALIQHLREHGVAAEAFRTDFGAEE, from the coding sequence ATGCACAACGGCAATGACACACGCGGCGATCTGGTGGTGCTTGGGCCCGAAGGGCTGTACTGCCCACAAGGCGATTTCCATATCGATCCATGGCGGCCGGTGCCGCGCGCGGTGATCACGCATGGTCATGGCGACCACGCACGCGGCGGCATGGGCGAGTACCACTGCACGCGCGAAAGCCTGCCGATCCTGCAATGGCGGCTGGGCGAGCAGGTCTATCACCCGCATGCCAATGGCGAGGCGTTCACCCTGGGACGCGCGCGAGTGTCCTTGCATCCGGCGGGTCATGTGCTGGGCTCCGCGCAGGTGCGCATCGAAGTCGATGGCCAGGTGTGGGTAGCCTCCGGCGACTACAAACGCCAACACGACCCCACCTGCGCGCCGTTCGAAGTGGTGCCGTGCGACACCTTCATCACCGAAGCAACCTTCGGGCTGCCCGTGTACCGCTGGCCTGACACCGCGCAGGTGGCGGCCGATATCGTGGCCTGGCGCCATGAGTGCGCCGCGCGCGGCGAGGCGGCGATCCTGTATTGCTATGCGCTGGGCAAGGCGCAGCGCGTGCTTGCCGAATTGCGCGCCTGGGACACGCAGCCAGCGCTGTTGCATGGCGCAATCGCCGCCGGCGTGGAGGTGTACCGGCACGCCGGCATCGCCATGCTGGAGACGCAACCGGTGAGCGAACACGCACGCGGCGCCGACTACGCGGGGCAATTGGTGCTGGCCCCGCCATCGGCGGCCGGCAGCCCGTGGATTCGCCGCTTCCGGCATGCGCAGCAGGGTTTTGCCTCGGGCTGGATGCGCATCCGCGGCAACCGGAGGCGACGCAACTACGACCGTGGCTTTGTGGTGTCCGATCATGCCGACTGGCCCGACCTGCTGCGCACCATCGCCGACACCGGCGCGCGCCGGGTCATCGCCACGCATGGCAACACCGATGCGTTGATCCAGCACCTGCGCGAGCACGGCGTGGCCGCCGAAGCCTTCCGCACCGACTTTGGAGCCGAGGAATGA
- a CDS encoding bactofilin family protein, with protein sequence MSMWRDQGPNKKDGVPAAPEVPPADGRLFNAEPTPAPAAAAAVTPSPPVAATPAPTRQSEAKESLIAADISIEGKIEGAGHVRLAGRFKGDVNVKGDLTIERGAKLNGGVRANKVIIAGELEGNIESAAQVELQTSGVLVGDVKAGSLTVASGARMRGQADFGWGEDTGSKPPAKPVVAAGDSDAT encoded by the coding sequence ATGTCGATGTGGCGCGATCAAGGTCCCAACAAGAAAGACGGCGTTCCCGCAGCGCCCGAGGTTCCGCCGGCCGATGGCCGCTTGTTCAATGCCGAACCCACCCCCGCCCCGGCCGCTGCAGCGGCGGTGACGCCAAGCCCGCCGGTGGCGGCGACGCCGGCGCCAACCCGGCAGAGCGAGGCGAAGGAATCCCTGATCGCCGCCGACATCAGCATCGAGGGTAAGATCGAAGGTGCCGGACATGTGCGCCTGGCCGGCCGGTTCAAGGGCGACGTCAACGTCAAGGGCGATCTCACCATCGAACGTGGCGCCAAGCTCAACGGCGGCGTGCGCGCCAACAAGGTGATCATTGCCGGGGAACTGGAAGGCAATATCGAATCGGCTGCGCAGGTGGAGTTGCAGACCTCCGGCGTGCTGGTCGGCGACGTCAAGGCCGGTAGCCTCACTGTCGCCTCCGGCGCGCGCATGCGTGGCCAGGCCGACTTTGGCTGGGGCGAGGACACCGGCAGCAAGCCGCCGGCCAAACCGGTGGTTGCGGCCGGAGACAGCGACGCCACATGA
- a CDS encoding diguanylate cyclase, which produces MPSSFTSRRRNQLALVFSALIFIAIGIGIFIGARRSLADAALVSHTHEVIGRVDEIQARVLDAESAERGYLLTGNDAYLLDYQTSVERLPILIGNLRRKIADNPSQVAHLDQLHHLVDTRLKQIQHVLDVYADSGLEPARTSIRQTAFRTTSVIREQALTMVQREQELLALRAESSRQSALLLLILALAGIPLGLAVVGTVYGLLMRELRHRAQAERHAARANQELGESIGALQRSAADLNLLSRYTGLLQSCVSAEEALDVTSRTLAHLLPGIAGSVYLLRASQDRAEVISHWGTPLVHSASHLLPEECWALRRGQPHLIEDLARDAPCAHIDLPDASVAITTACLPMSAQGTQLGFLFLSAPGPAPMPRLEIAEAAAEQLSLALSNLRLRESLRRQSIRDALTGLYNRRYLEEALSHELARCARRDLPLSVLMLDVDHFKQFNDGQGHAGGDLLLAAVGELLLTRLRAEDVACRYGGEEFTVILPETDGEEAMRVAEQIRGHIAALAVSDGQRALPRVTASIGVASFPADGELGSALIQKADAALYVAKRQGRNRVERHGAVAVNAEPVGTNGAIV; this is translated from the coding sequence ATGCCTTCTTCCTTTACCTCGCGGCGCCGCAATCAGCTGGCGCTGGTCTTCTCTGCGCTCATCTTTATTGCGATCGGGATCGGCATCTTCATCGGTGCGCGCCGCTCCCTCGCCGATGCCGCGCTCGTCTCGCATACGCATGAAGTCATTGGCCGCGTCGATGAGATCCAGGCGCGCGTGCTCGATGCCGAATCGGCCGAGCGCGGCTACCTGCTCACCGGCAATGACGCGTACCTGCTGGACTATCAGACCAGCGTGGAGCGGCTGCCGATCCTGATCGGCAACTTGCGCCGCAAGATCGCCGACAACCCTTCGCAGGTGGCGCATCTGGATCAACTGCATCATCTGGTCGACACGCGGCTCAAACAGATTCAGCACGTGCTCGACGTCTACGCCGACAGCGGCCTGGAGCCGGCGCGTACAAGCATTCGCCAGACCGCGTTTCGCACCACCAGCGTCATCCGCGAACAGGCACTGACCATGGTGCAGCGCGAGCAGGAGCTGCTGGCATTGCGTGCGGAAAGCAGCCGCCAAAGTGCGTTGTTGTTGCTGATCCTGGCGCTGGCCGGCATCCCGTTAGGGCTGGCCGTGGTCGGCACGGTGTACGGCCTGCTGATGCGCGAACTGCGGCATCGCGCGCAGGCCGAGCGGCATGCCGCACGTGCCAACCAGGAACTGGGCGAGAGCATCGGCGCCCTGCAGCGCAGCGCGGCCGATCTCAATTTGCTCAGCCGCTACACCGGCCTGCTGCAGAGTTGCGTCAGTGCCGAAGAAGCACTGGATGTCACCAGCCGCACGCTCGCGCATTTGCTGCCCGGCATTGCCGGCAGCGTGTATCTGCTGCGCGCCTCGCAGGACCGCGCCGAGGTGATCAGCCACTGGGGCACGCCGTTGGTGCACAGCGCCTCGCACCTGCTGCCCGAAGAGTGCTGGGCACTGCGCCGCGGCCAGCCCCACCTGATCGAAGACCTGGCGCGCGATGCGCCGTGCGCGCACATCGACCTGCCCGATGCGAGCGTGGCAATCACCACCGCGTGCCTGCCGATGTCGGCACAGGGCACGCAGCTGGGTTTTCTGTTCCTGTCCGCGCCCGGCCCGGCGCCGATGCCCCGCCTGGAGATCGCTGAAGCGGCCGCCGAGCAGTTGTCGCTGGCCTTGAGCAATTTGCGTCTGCGCGAATCGCTGCGCCGTCAGTCCATCCGCGATGCGCTGACGGGGTTGTACAACCGCCGTTACCTGGAAGAAGCGCTCAGCCATGAACTGGCGCGCTGCGCACGCCGTGATCTGCCGCTGTCGGTACTGATGCTGGATGTGGACCACTTCAAGCAGTTCAACGACGGCCAGGGCCATGCCGGCGGCGATCTATTGCTGGCCGCAGTCGGTGAATTGCTGCTCACCCGCCTGCGCGCCGAAGACGTGGCCTGCCGCTACGGTGGCGAGGAATTCACCGTGATCCTGCCGGAAACCGACGGCGAGGAAGCGATGCGCGTGGCCGAACAGATCCGCGGCCACATTGCTGCGCTGGCGGTCAGCGACGGCCAGCGCGCGCTGCCACGGGTCACCGCGTCGATCGGCGTGGCCAGCTTCCCGGCCGATGGCGAGCTGGGATCGGCCTTGATCCAGAAGGCCGATGCCGCGCTGTACGTGGCCAAGCGCCAGGGCCGCAACCGGGTGGAACGGCACGGGGCGGTGGCGGTGAATGCCGAACCGGTTGGCACAAACGGCGCAATTGTTTGA